The following nucleotide sequence is from Salvia miltiorrhiza cultivar Shanhuang (shh) chromosome 7, IMPLAD_Smil_shh, whole genome shotgun sequence.
AGAGGATTGTATTAGAGTATTAATAACATATCTTTACAATGACCAGCGCATCTTCTATTTATAGACGCTCAAAACATGGGTAAACTAGTAATTACATAACTGATAGCGACCCTGGCGGTTAAAGATAATCTTCGAGGTCATTATCAATCGGTTGTGCTTTCAGTTTTTCCTAGCGCTGCACTTGTCTATCAGCTCTGAAACTTCCATCCTGATTACGCCAGCCATACCAAAATCTCAGCGTTGCCCCGTCTTACCTCATTCCAGCCCTGACACCCATAGTGTTTAAATTCTCTTGAGATGACTCTGATGTTCTTGCCCTTCATGCTTTTCTCCCAGAAACATTATCCGAGCTCCTTCCCTCATAGTTATTCCCAGCGCTGATGGCTTTGGTGCTGCCAACTTTACTTtacgcatattttactcctcatcacttataatatatacttattaccaattacttaaattaaaatatcaaaCAAATAATTTCTTATTCTCAAATTAGCTTACAAGTTAACCTCATGACaaatttcttttttgtattagCACATCTATATATGGTATAAAAGAAAgagtttttatcttttttttttctctttcttctctcgccattttttttttggattaattgccgttaaattcaaaagctttttgaGATTTCGCTGAttttctcaccaacttcaaaatcggcgtataaatacacgaattgagaatccgttcttaatgttcccaaaattatgAACTCCGGCGAGATGAGGTAGGCAATCACTGATTATGTGTCAAATACATGGCAATTAGGTATTacatatcatttttttatttttttaataatcttattttaataaaatataataatttcagaaataaattaatttacatcaaaaaaaaaaaaaacatacccTCATCTCCAAACACCCCCCAAACCGACCCCCATCCCCAAGCACCCCCAAACCTACCCCCTTCCCCAACCTTCCCGACCACCTACCCCCATCTCCCATCTCTCATCCCTCTTTTCGATCGGCCGGAACAAGGCGGCAAATGCTACCACCGCACCGCCGTCGTTCGTCTACCCAGGCAAACGCCACCACCGCGAAATTAGCCCATTTCTGAAAACGCTCTGCACGAGTGGCGTATTAGGGTTCACGTAGATTGATCCGGGAAATTGAGGCGTCCTCTTGCTTAGCAAGCGAAATCTCGTGAATTTCTTCGTCATGGGGTTTGGGGGGTAAGGTGGCGAAGGAGGAGGGGCGGCAGAGTAGGCGTTGTGGGTGCGGAGAGTGTGGGTTTCGCTGGTGGATGCGGCGTCGTTTTCATGCGATGGAAGGGCGCGGTGGCGGCGAGAGGAGATGGAGAGGGTGAGGTAGCACTTGGAGGTGGTGGGTGGTGGGAGGGAATTGCGGTGGTCTTGGAGGTGGAGGAGGGCGGAgagatggtggtggtggcgcgATTTGGGAGGCGGCGATTTGAGAGAATAGaaaggaagaagagagagatagaagaGTGACCAAGGAGGGAGGCGGTGACCGGAGTGTCGTCGGATTTTCAGAGGGTGACCGACGTCCAAAGCTCGGCGGCAGCGGGGTGTTCTGGTTTTAGAGGGTGACCGGCATCCAGAACTCGGCGGCGGGGTGTTATGGTTTCAGAGGGTGCcccaattatttttatttttatttttaatttttattgtagATGGAAATCAAAACGACTGTCGTTTTGATTAAAACTAAACGACATCGTTCTTTTAGTCGGCCGACATCGCCACGCTGGACATTCCGATGTCGATGTCACCTTCAAattgaggattttttttttaattttgggaacattaagaactgAATTCTCAATTCGTAGCATTCATatgccgattttgaagttggtgagaatatcgcgaaatctcaaaaagcttttgaatttaacGGCAATTAACCCTCCTTTTTTTATCTCTATTTGTTTATatagtttaattcttttttaaacgtcgtcaaatttgatttatgaaaaaaaatatttaatatgcatcttaaatatAAGTACgtgacaaaatatttaatatggtattaaaatgaataagttgtgaaaatttaaaatattttattttcactctctttgtcaaaattttacaactttttatttatatttgtgtataaaaatatgtatttatttattataacgtGTAattttctataataataatgtgtaatgttaattttcagtatcaaatgacttaaaattatttaataattataattatcattacattttatacatgattgaaaatttatatagtatttttaaattagaaattttatttagtaattgatgtgaattattttattttaattttaaatgatattttacatttatttatattttaattctatgtaatatttatatttatttattttacaaaattataTTTGTCGTGCAACGCACAAATAGGCATACTAATTTCGAAGAAAAAATAAGTCAAATAAGTTTTAACTTATTATTCTCAAGGGGATATCAAACGAAACAAACTCTTATCTAGGAAGAGTGAGATCTAGAGTTCAAACCAAATCGTTCATTCTCAGCGAGTGAAAAGGAAAAGTTTTATCGTGTTGAAACAAATcccattatttagggtttattAGTACTACTACTTTTGTAAAATGTGTAATGGCGAAAGAACATAAATACCGAAGCCatttgaaagagaaaagttgGAGATGGCGAAATCCGGTAGTGCTGCAATAGGCAGTGAAGCTAAGGAGAGGATAACAGCCAGATTGTCTCATCATCGAAGATTTGTACTTTCCCCGCAAGGTACAACCTGCTGATGCAGCTAACCCATCACTCCGCAAGTCCCTCCTCCTTGACCTTCTCTCCACCGACGCCCCCGTCTTCCTCGGTGCGTTCTTCTCCGCACTACTACTTGATTTCAttacttttctctttttttgttttttttttcctaaaccTTAACTCGGCTTCTCCATCGAATTACGCTTTTGGATAGGATATTTGATCTCGATTTAATTAGTTGTTGCTGAGAGTGTCTATTATGAATTCGTGGGAGTTTAATGGGATAGGGGATTGGTAGAtgtttttccattttttggGATATGTAAATTTTTTGGTTCTTCTTTGGCCACTATGTACCAATCAATTCATTTTGCTTCGCTGAAAAAGGAGTAACTAATTTGAGCTTAACAAAATTGATGAATTCAGAGCGTTATGGGTCGAAATTATCGCTGGAGGAGCTTAATCACTTTGACGTGTTGAGGGATGATTATGAAATCAATTGGCACCTTAACAACCTCCGGAGAATTATGAGCCCAACAGAGAAGGATAAGAAGTCTAGGTCAGCAAAGATCAAGAATCGTAGGCTAGCATATATGGATAAGTTAATGGTAGATGGGCATTATTTTTCAGAAGATGCAATGAGGGAAAGGGAACCTTATCTGCATCATGAGTACGTAGGGAAGTTTCAGGATCCAAGTGGTAGGAACATGGCGAGGCCTGGTGAGCGGTGGTCAGAGACACTTATGAGACGATCAGAAGAGGCGATATTGGTGGAGAAGATCAGAGGAGAGCAACAGAGGTTGGGTGTGGCTCAAAGCGATTGGGTTggaaatgaagaagaagaagaagaagaagaagaagaagaggaagaggaagaggaagaggaagaagagaagaagaagaagaaaatggaaGTGAAAGAGAAGTTGTAGTAGAGAAGGAGACAGTGGAAAAAGTGGAATGCATGGCAGTAGAGCCCCCTTCTAAGAGCTCGCAGACTGTTCTGGTAAGATATTCTCTTTTTCAATGCTTCATACTAAAATGTTTTGTTACATCATTGTGTTGCTAAAATGTTTTTGTTACATCATTAGGTATGTGGCTATCTTATGTGAGACACCTTTTAAGCTCAAtcatgtttcaagagcttataagatttaatgtctcaagagcttataagttagagggAGAATTGTGAGTTAAGAGATTGAAAATCctagttagaaagagaaaattaaGGAGATATGAAATTGAAAGGGAATATGTTGAAAATAACAAAACACAgtagagttatttttgtaaatttattgttgcttataagatcATGAAAAAATACGATGGGATTCTGGAACTTAGTTTTTTGGAGCTTattttaggagcttattttaccacgctcagccaaacaccctcttaaatGATTCTTGAAGAGCTTGCACTCAAAACTGCCAATGCTTTCCCAACATGCATATTATATTTACTGACCATAATTCTGGAAGCCATAGCTTGAGTTACCATGATCAGAAAAGTGTAGTAACATCCTAAAACCGAGTTAGATTTAAAAGACGAGTTAGATTTAAAACATTTTGAAAGACATTGTAAAGATTCCAAAAACCTTGAAAAAAGTTCCATGTTAAGTACGGACAAAGTAATTTGTActacaaaaatgaaaataaccAAAATTGAGCGCATCTCCTGCCTTTGTGTTCAATTCATTCGGTTTTCATGGGAATATGGGATAAATTTCAGTCTGACTGACCAACTTTATGTTAAAAAGTTATCAATAAATATACAAATGAAGCACAAGATGTGTGGTGAGAATTGAACCATAGACCTTTCACATAAAAGTACGGCAATCCATCTGCTAGGCTATCAGAACTCGATGTCCATTATTCTAATTACCTGTTCCTTTGTTCCATTCACATAAAAACCATAAAAAATGAAGCAACTACCCGGACCCGACACTTTAACCTTCTGGCCAGAAAGGCGACCCCCCATCCACTAAGCTATGCACTATTGTTTAAATTTCGGAGCTACTTATCATATGCTTAGTAATCTTTATTTACTCCCTTATTAAAAAAACCACTAAATCCATATTGAACCATAGATTTTTCGGTTTGATTTGGTTCAGGTTTTAATGCAAAATTTGACCGGTTTGGTTTCTTTGAACGTTATGCTAGATATTGGTTTTGGCAGGTCAGTTTGGTTTTGAACCAACTCGCCCATTTGCTCAACCAGTCAACCTACCTCTTCAAAATGTTATTCCTGTTTAGAGTTGTTTCCTGATTTCAACGAATTAATCTATATGTATGAATTTTGATGATATCTTGATTCATTATTTCACTGCTGGCCAAACTATTAAGTTAAAACCATATCAGAAAGACTTGGTTACTCATTGACTAACTTGTTATCAATTAGTGTTAAGCCATTAACCATAACAGAATTGTGATGCCATAACTAGGtgactcaactcaaaacacCTATTGAATTGACTCGTAATCATACGAGGTCATCCTAGTGcagtaagctaacccaagtcgtctctcaaggaagatttagCAGGGCATTCAATCACATCACACACAGAAAacaataaaacctaaacactctaatcgatTTTGTTTGTTCTATTATCCTAATGTGCATGATtaaataactgaaaataaatctaGGTCTAGGAAATAACAAAGCAGAATTAAACAAAACGCAAGTACCGATGTAGTAAAAATTATGAAACCCTAGGCAAtaattaaatgataattaaataACAACCTACTAAAATAAATCACTGAATAGAAAGCTATAGAATTGAAAATActgaaaataaattctagtgaTCTAGAATGACTGAAAAGAAATCGCATATCTAAAAACGCAACATAATTCAATTAGATTCAAATAAAGGAAAATACGAAATACCAATTAGACGTTGAGAATAATGGAATCCACTTGTCAATCCTTACAATCCAAAGGAAATGCAATCCAAGAACGGGAAATAAACAACTCTAGAACAAAGAACTAAGAAAAATGAAAGGAAGCTGAAACCCTAGTGTTTGTGGTGCCAGAATGTGGGCGGAAGTGAGTGGTCAAAAAGAGAAGTCCAGCTCTTATATAGTCTCCAAAATAAAACACGCTTCTTTTTTTAGCTGTTAAAAAATGAACACGTGATTAAAACAATTCCTGGGGCGTGAGAGAGAGCTTGGGCGCGGAGGTGGAAAAATCACTCGACCGCTGGACTTGTGGCTCGGGCGCGGGGCTTGAAAGGCCCTCGACCGCTGGATTTTTGGCTCGGGTGCGGGACTTGAAAGGCCCTCGATCGCTGGATTTTTGGCTCGGGCGCGGGGCTTGAAAGGCCCTCGACCGCTGGACTTGTGGTTTGGGCGCGGGGCTTGAAAGGCCCTCGACCGCTGGGCTTCAATGAGCGGGCGCGGGGCTTGAAGACCCAGCGGGCGCGGAGGTGGGCAAGCCAGCGGGCGCTGGACGAGGTCAGCGGTCGCGGAGGTGGAGTGTTGAGCTCAACCGCTGGGAAAGATCTGCGGGCGCTGGGTGGAGGAGGCCCAGCGGACGTTGGCCTCTCGTGCACGCGGTGCATTTGCCCTTTTTCTCCCTTATTGCTCTCATTTTACTAAGTATAGAGATTTCCTCCATTTCCACACTCTCCTGCAAAAAGTAATGCACTTCTCATAAAAATCACCAATACCAACAAAATATAAGTTCAAATTATCATCAATAATCCCCCAAAATATGAACAATTATGCATAAATCACTAGGTAAACTGTATATTTATCATCTTCTGAAAGTGTGTTGATAGTGAATTTTGGTAATAGATAATACGAGAGTTCCTattattatttgacattaaCTTTTTTCTTGTTAAACATGGAAGTAAatgatttttcaatttcaattttcttGGTAAATACTTCATGAAGTGGAAGTTTTACTACCTTTAGATATGTGTTCGGGCTTGcaatttttagtttaattttccCAGCTTCATGAATCTAGTATCCTGTTGTCACTGGGTTAGCATAAAAGTTGATTCAAATTTGATTATGAAAAACTTCCCAAAAATACTCCTCGACAGCTTGTCCACTGAATTGTAAGCGAGTACCCTTGCTAAACTTTTGAGATAGTATGGCTGATCTGAGGGTTTTGTAACCCTTTAGGATCGCTGGATACACTGCTGCATGTGTACGATTATTGTTTGCCAACTCAATCACATAATCATATGTCCTGACCTCTCCCAATTTGTGTCGTCTCCCAAGCCAAATGAACCCTTAGAGTAAATGGATTGAGAGAAACAATgaacaagaaaacaaaaagaTTTTGATTggaataaataatgaataaggAGAACAGAGAGAAATAAGGGAGGCCAACAATGGATGTTATCCCAAAATAATACTCAAATGATAATACTAACCTTAACTCACTAATAACTATTTAAAGACCTAAAGAAACTTGAGGCCAAAGTAAAAAGCTTGGAGCACACACAATCTTGATCCATTACTTTATTCCAACCCTAAATAACCTCACACTAAATAACTGTATagttaaagaaataaaatataactttAACTAAATAATGAACTGTGTCAATTCATTCATTGACTTAAAAGTatttgtattaaatttataCAGGGGAGGTCTTGCCAAACATGCTACCCAATCCGAACCCTCCTAGGACCTGTTGGTCGGGTTTGAACCTGCCTCAACAGGCAGGGTTTGCCCTAGCCTGTTCCCATCCCATCCAGTATCTCATTAGGTTGGGGGTTATGGTTGGTTGCATTAGGTTTGGTTGGCGGGCAATGGGGGCAACTTTTCATTGAGTAAATATGTAGTTCCCAACAAAATTCTACTTCTAGCTCCGCATCATGTTGAACTTCTTACAATGGCTAGTTTTGTGGTGGTGTTCTAATTTTGATATGCTTCTACATTTTCAGAATCTTCTTAAATTTGTTAGATTTTTACTTTTCCTATATCGTAACACTTCTGGTTATAAGATATTGGGAGCTCATACATTCAGCTTTCTGAAAACAAAATGGATTGAAAATTCTCATTGCGAACCATATTGTTAATTGTTTAGTTTTCCTCAAGATAGTTGAGACCAGTTCATTTTTGGATCATGTTTCAACTTGGTCACCAGCCGAGATTATTGCTGACAGTGACATGTAATCATAATCTTGATCGTGTTCATGTTGATCTTGTATTAGTGGATACTTGTACCTTATGTGTTGCTTTTAATTTGCGTGTTTGATCACATTCTCTAGGTGGAGCAAAATCACAACGCTGAGATGAGAGCTGCAAACCACTTGGTTGCAGACAGTTCATCTGTGGAGGAAATGCAAGATCGGATGGAGCAGTTCATGTATGTAATGCAGCAGAAGTTCATGTCCGGGGAAGACCATCAGCATGTCGACTACTCGAAAATCGATGAGGATGAAACATTGGATGATCATTGGATGAAAGAAGCTAATCAAGACGCTGAAGAAAAGtattttgatgatgtttgagagCTTGAAGATCTGAATTTTATATATCTAGACTGGGAATCTTCACTTTCAGTTATCATATGTATAGTTTTCcttttttccttcattttattGTAAAATGATATGCAGTTATCTCAGTTGCTTTATGATAATTTCGTTCATCCACGGCCATAGTTTGGAACAATAATTCTCATCTCATAGTCTACACAGATTCTGGTAGTAAAGGGTTCCAGTGCGGACATATCCCAAAAGCAATTTCGACTTAACTTAAGCTTATGCTATTGCCTTTTAGTTAAGATGTGATATGTTTGATCGATATGTATTTTACTATATAATATTTATGTGAAAGATATATAAAGATTATTTTAAGTGAGTTGGTGTATAAAGTAAGATggattcacaatttaatatcattttaaatgattaattttttttactaaaaatggTACTCCCACCGTCCCGGTCCAATGGTCAcatttcatttgggcacggagattaagaaacttgctTTTTGAGTGTAAAAGTGAGTAAATGTGTGTGagaccacattgtttgtagtgtaaaatcattaccaaaaatagaaatgagactattggagtgagacgtcccgaaaaggaaaatgggactattggagtgggacggagggagtatgagatATTACTTGTGGGACGTCTAAATTAGGGCTGAGaaaatataccgaaaactcggtatacAGGGCGCTTATACCGTATCGAAAAATACCGTAAAATACCGAACTtaaggtactccctccgtcccattaaagttggtcatatttcctttttgggtgtcccactaaagttggctactttcctttttgggtaaaaattacACCAAATTAAACTCTATAATTAAGTCAACTAATCTACACCTATTAACCTAACCTATCCTCActcatatttctctctctcacaccgcACCTCCCTCTCACCTCTCTCTTATTCTCCGGCGGACAGCGCCGAGCGCCACCTCGCCCCTTGACTTTCCTCTCCCTTACTTCTGTTCTCTCCCTCTGTTTTTCTCCGACGGATGCAacccccatggccgccgccgcctctccctctctccccctCTGTTCTTCTCCGACGGATGCAacccccatggccgccgccgcctctccctctctccccctctgttcttctccggcggacgcaacccccatggccgccgccgccgtctctcCCCCTCTCTCCCTCTGTTCATCTCCGGCGGACGCCATCCCCATGGCCACCGACTATAGTTCGAGCCGACCGCGGAACGATGTATGGAATGTTCAGTG
It contains:
- the LOC130992801 gene encoding LOW QUALITY PROTEIN: uncharacterized protein LOC130992801 (The sequence of the model RefSeq protein was modified relative to this genomic sequence to represent the inferred CDS: deleted 1 base in 1 codon); this translates as MAKSGSAAIGSEAKERITARLSIIEDLYFPRKVQPADAANPSLRKSLLLDLLSTDAPVFLERYGSKLSLEELNHFDVLRDDYEINWHLNNLRRIMSPTEKDKKSRSAKIKNRRLAYMDKLMVDGHYFSEDAMREREPYLHHEYVGKFQDPSGRNMARPGERWSETLMRRSEEAILVEKIRGEQQRLGVAQSDWVGNEEEEEEEEEEEEEEEEEEEEKKKKKMEVEQNHNAEMRAANHLVADSSSVEEMQDRMEQFMYVMQQKFMSGEDHQHVDYSKIDEDETLDDHWMKEANQDAEEKYFDDV